In Deinobacterium chartae, a single genomic region encodes these proteins:
- a CDS encoding alanine/glycine:cation symporter family protein: MQDFLSLLNGIFFGLYAMALFVVAGGILTVRTGFLQFRRFRVIMSETIGSIRERNLVRGSGQITPFQATMVALSGTVGAGNITGVATALLIGGPGAIFWMWVIALLGMATKFAEATLAVHFRQLFNDGSVSGGPMYYLSRGLKLPWMGTLWAALTLGAAFGIGNLTQISTFSETLVSAFNIPTALIGMGAALLVLVTIGGGIVRIARFSQVAFPLMLVIYAVTTLGVIIANITHLPSALASIFGGAFGLAQVGGGVAGYAIMQVLKAGLGRGIFSNEAGFGSSAVAHAQAQVDHPVRQGFWGAFEVFLDTFVINTLTALAVLSVPDILQTTGGTAAQLMVDAVTSVGGLSGVWSALLALSIALFTLTTAMTWAFYAEEACIYLFGDGSRWPFRLLWAAVIFLAPLTTLDQVVLVSDTLNGMMALPNLIGLLALAPLLARLVASFFNGDEYRPSDFDDFEPWWNRRKRGAVPAAASNATGSVPFDDLP, translated from the coding sequence ATGCAGGACTTTCTTTCGCTTCTCAACGGCATCTTCTTCGGGCTGTACGCGATGGCCCTTTTCGTCGTCGCCGGCGGGATCCTGACGGTCCGTACCGGTTTCCTCCAGTTCCGGCGTTTCCGCGTGATCATGAGCGAGACCATCGGCTCGATCCGCGAACGCAACCTGGTGCGTGGCAGCGGGCAGATCACCCCGTTTCAGGCGACGATGGTGGCCCTGTCGGGCACGGTGGGCGCGGGCAACATCACCGGCGTGGCCACCGCGCTGCTGATCGGCGGACCAGGAGCCATCTTCTGGATGTGGGTGATCGCCCTGCTGGGCATGGCCACCAAGTTCGCCGAGGCGACGCTGGCAGTGCACTTCCGCCAGCTGTTCAACGACGGTTCGGTGTCGGGCGGCCCGATGTACTACCTGTCCCGTGGCCTGAAGCTGCCCTGGATGGGCACGCTGTGGGCAGCCCTGACCCTGGGCGCGGCCTTTGGCATCGGCAACCTGACCCAGATCTCAACGTTTTCCGAGACGCTGGTGAGTGCTTTTAACATTCCCACCGCCCTGATCGGCATGGGGGCTGCGCTGCTGGTGCTGGTCACCATCGGTGGCGGCATCGTGCGCATCGCGCGCTTCTCGCAGGTCGCCTTCCCGCTGATGCTGGTGATCTACGCGGTCACGACGCTGGGCGTGATCATCGCCAACATCACCCACCTGCCCTCGGCCCTCGCCTCGATCTTCGGCGGGGCCTTTGGTCTGGCACAGGTGGGCGGCGGCGTGGCCGGTTACGCCATCATGCAGGTCCTCAAGGCCGGCTTGGGCCGCGGCATCTTCTCGAACGAAGCCGGCTTCGGCTCGTCTGCGGTCGCCCACGCCCAGGCGCAGGTGGACCACCCGGTGCGCCAGGGTTTCTGGGGAGCTTTTGAGGTCTTCTTGGACACCTTTGTGATCAACACCCTCACCGCTCTGGCCGTGCTGTCGGTTCCCGACATCCTGCAGACCACCGGCGGCACCGCCGCGCAACTGATGGTGGACGCCGTCACTTCGGTCGGCGGCCTCAGCGGCGTGTGGAGCGCCCTGCTGGCCCTCTCGATCGCGCTGTTTACCCTGACCACCGCCATGACCTGGGCCTTTTACGCCGAGGAAGCCTGCATCTACCTGTTCGGCGACGGATCCCGCTGGCCGTTCCGTCTGCTGTGGGCTGCGGTGATCTTCCTGGCCCCGCTGACCACCCTGGACCAGGTGGTACTGGTCTCGGATACCCTTAACGGCATGATGGCCCTGCCGAACCTGATCGGCCTGCTGGCCCTGGCACCGCTGCTCGCGCGGCTGGTGGCGTCGTTCTTCAA
- a CDS encoding DUF4388 domain-containing protein, with protein sequence MLQGNLADFPLLGILQMLGSTARTGKVLVEHPRGGEIYIASGQVCHAYALSHSGFAALSVLSSIDQAPFDFEQGAQSGEITLDVPTSRLLTDLMGETDAWRPLNARFPDWNARISFNPDWSAHTEGSVSALEWSVLSLVSGDPIHAMVRASGLAPRATLEVLRRFHDEGALIVDTPPLELPRLSLAALPLYSKETEVAFIDAGLHAEWSARLGPLHAEISTPKGQRARFVIRPRENLEGRIALSEAALRALRVGRGTLLSLEFMVKETS encoded by the coding sequence ATGCTGCAAGGAAATTTAGCGGACTTCCCGCTGCTGGGCATCCTCCAGATGCTGGGCAGCACCGCGCGTACCGGCAAGGTGCTGGTCGAACACCCGCGCGGCGGAGAGATCTATATCGCCAGCGGCCAGGTCTGCCACGCGTACGCACTCTCGCACAGCGGTTTCGCAGCCCTCAGCGTGCTGAGCTCGATTGACCAGGCACCTTTTGACTTCGAGCAGGGCGCGCAGAGCGGTGAAATCACCCTGGACGTCCCCACCTCGAGGCTGCTCACCGACCTGATGGGCGAGACCGACGCCTGGCGTCCGCTCAACGCCCGCTTCCCCGACTGGAATGCCCGAATCTCGTTCAACCCCGACTGGAGCGCGCACACCGAGGGCTCGGTCAGCGCCTTGGAATGGTCGGTTCTGTCGCTGGTGAGCGGCGACCCCATCCACGCGATGGTGCGCGCCTCGGGCCTGGCCCCACGCGCAACGCTCGAGGTCCTGCGCCGTTTCCACGACGAGGGCGCTCTGATCGTCGACACCCCGCCGCTCGAGCTGCCCCGCCTGAGCCTCGCTGCCCTGCCGCTCTACAGCAAGGAAACCGAGGTGGCTTTCATTGACGCGGGACTGCACGCCGAATGGTCGGCGCGACTCGGGCCGCTGCACGCCGAAATCAGCACTCCCAAGGGACAGCGTGCCCGCTTCGTGATCCGCCCGCGCGAGAACCTCGAGGGGCGCATCGCCCTTTCCGAAGCTGCCCTGCGGGCGCTGCGGGTCGGACGCGGCACCTTGCTCAGCCTGGAATTCATGGTCAAGGAGACCTCCTAA
- a CDS encoding c-type cytochrome: protein MTRLLPLLILLFGAWAKAHNAPDFDDPATTIEARNTLIFFAALGGAALAFSVGALLATLSRMRRSDSQAPEAATVRARQQTWMTVYAVTAVVGAVVSGFAAASLLNFRQSRETEFSASGHGTRWDFQYGGGVRTSSELVVPVGKLVRLKFTAGDGAQTLALPVVGRFQAEPGVIKNLEFVYDRPGVYAPRDPQAAPVWVVALEADEFERFMAAARNYTPPAIRGDAALGQQVFEVNCASCHRVQGSTARGVIGPDLSYFAQRHALGNGIPHTPGAVRDFLRGSGSAEGDRHAPPLHLEEPHLNAVVAYLEALRLEGIDFAALPRR from the coding sequence ATGACAAGACTGCTTCCCCTGCTGATCCTGCTGTTCGGTGCCTGGGCCAAAGCCCACAACGCACCGGACTTTGACGACCCGGCCACCACCATCGAAGCCCGCAACACCCTGATCTTTTTCGCAGCGTTAGGGGGAGCGGCACTGGCGTTCTCGGTCGGGGCCCTGCTGGCCACCCTGAGCCGCATGCGCCGCAGCGACAGCCAGGCTCCCGAAGCTGCGACGGTCCGCGCGCGCCAGCAGACCTGGATGACCGTCTACGCGGTCACCGCCGTGGTGGGCGCGGTCGTGAGCGGCTTCGCCGCAGCCTCGCTGCTGAACTTCCGACAGAGCCGCGAGACCGAGTTCAGCGCCAGCGGACACGGCACGCGCTGGGACTTTCAGTACGGCGGCGGCGTGCGCACCTCGAGCGAACTGGTGGTCCCAGTCGGCAAGCTGGTTCGGCTCAAGTTCACCGCCGGCGACGGCGCCCAGACCCTGGCGTTGCCGGTCGTGGGCCGCTTTCAGGCTGAGCCGGGCGTGATCAAGAACCTCGAGTTCGTATATGACCGTCCCGGAGTTTACGCGCCCCGTGACCCGCAGGCCGCGCCGGTCTGGGTGGTGGCCCTCGAGGCGGACGAGTTCGAGCGCTTTATGGCGGCCGCGCGCAACTACACTCCTCCGGCCATCCGAGGCGACGCCGCGCTGGGCCAGCAGGTCTTCGAGGTGAACTGTGCCAGTTGCCACCGCGTGCAGGGCAGCACCGCGCGCGGCGTGATCGGTCCGGATCTGTCGTACTTCGCTCAGCGTCACGCGCTCGGTAACGGAATCCCTCACACCCCCGGGGCAGTCCGCGACTTTCTCCGCGGCTCCGGGTCCGCTGAGGGTGACCGTCACGCGCCACCGCTGCACCTCGAGGAGCCGCACCTGAACGCGGTGGTGGCCTACCTCGAGGCGTTGCGCCTGGAGGGCATCGACTTCGCCGCCCTGCCGCGCCGCTGA
- a CDS encoding phosphatase domain-containing protein has translation MTDFSRRIITALHALDDGIRRLRLRTKRAVGRLDPLVILPYRSYGSEARLRVKGRVLENKGITAPTLTDSVWINLINMYRRFESDEIPGARVRASYGGRSWEVVTDREGFFDLELDVGNLPPGEGPWRWVDLELIEPRVDRRNPALVRAAVRVPTEASFGVISDLDDTVIQSSATEFLAMLRLVLLHNAYTRLPFEGVASFYAALERGTGEAPNPIFYVSSSPWNLYDLLEDFLEHQGIPAGPLLLKDWSLWNLKAHTGHKLGYIRRLLEAYPRLPFVLIGDSGERDPEIYLEAVRKHPGRFRAVYIRDVVGGVRAEVVRKIAAEVEAMGVPMLLVSDTVEAARHAESLGLILPQQVEQVAEGAQREAEKPSPLEVALGEGETRDP, from the coding sequence GTGACCGACTTCAGCAGGCGCATCATCACGGCGCTGCACGCACTGGACGACGGGATCCGACGGCTGCGGCTGCGGACCAAACGTGCGGTCGGACGCCTTGACCCGCTGGTGATCTTGCCGTACCGCAGCTACGGCAGCGAGGCGCGGTTGCGCGTCAAGGGCCGCGTGCTGGAAAACAAGGGCATCACCGCACCTACCCTGACCGATTCGGTCTGGATCAACCTGATCAACATGTACCGCCGCTTCGAGAGCGACGAGATCCCCGGCGCGCGGGTGCGGGCCTCGTACGGTGGGCGCAGCTGGGAGGTGGTCACCGACCGCGAGGGGTTTTTCGACCTCGAGCTGGACGTGGGCAACCTGCCTCCGGGAGAGGGCCCCTGGCGCTGGGTGGACCTCGAGCTGATCGAGCCCCGGGTCGACCGCCGCAACCCGGCGCTGGTGCGCGCAGCGGTGCGCGTTCCCACCGAGGCGTCGTTCGGGGTCATCAGCGACCTCGACGACACCGTGATCCAGTCGAGTGCCACCGAGTTTCTGGCGATGCTGCGGCTGGTGTTGCTGCACAACGCCTACACCCGCTTGCCCTTCGAGGGGGTTGCGTCGTTTTACGCGGCACTCGAGCGCGGCACCGGCGAGGCACCCAACCCGATCTTCTACGTCTCGAGCAGCCCCTGGAACCTGTACGACCTGCTCGAGGACTTTCTTGAACATCAGGGCATTCCGGCAGGTCCGCTGCTGCTCAAGGACTGGAGCCTGTGGAACCTCAAAGCCCACACCGGGCACAAGCTGGGTTACATCCGGCGGCTGCTCGAGGCCTATCCCCGGTTGCCGTTCGTGCTGATCGGTGACTCGGGCGAGCGCGATCCCGAGATCTACCTCGAGGCGGTGCGCAAGCATCCGGGCCGCTTCCGGGCGGTGTACATCCGCGACGTGGTGGGCGGCGTGCGCGCCGAGGTGGTGCGCAAGATCGCCGCCGAGGTCGAGGCGATGGGCGTGCCGATGCTGCTGGTCAGCGACACCGTGGAAGCCGCGCGGCACGCCGAGTCGCTGGGACTGATCCTGCCGCAGCAGGTCGAGCAGGTCGCCGAGGGCGCGCAGCGCGAGGCCGAGAAGCCCAGCCCGCTCGAGGTGGCGCTGGGCGAAGGCGAAACCCGCGATCCCTGA
- a CDS encoding MFS transporter, translated as MRFPLVPLSPLKVYLTLEFTTSLLFALAFTAQAVYFIQTARLDPLQLLLVGAVLEGTCLLLEVPTGVIADAYSRRRSVLLGYALLGSALLVIGAFPVFAAILLAQVIAGAGYTCLSGATTAWLADELGEDHLPAALLRAAQAGRIGGLIGIAACALIASVSLQLPLLLAGLGLLLLSGFLTLTMTEHGFVRPKRSERPGSLRDMRSGLERGLRAVRARPGVLALLLAAAVFGASTEAWDRLWELHLLAHFTLPALPFLGPVAWFALIGAGHQLLSLTLTATLWRHLEAAAQARPDRLLMLLTALGMAAAVLFALAGSFALAIAALWLAGVVRGLYGPVYDAWLNRGLESGSRATVLSLASQADALGQIAFGPLMGLLAKAASVQVALLMVAVLRAPNLWLFARAARPVRPLPGAQD; from the coding sequence ATGCGTTTTCCCCTCGTTCCCCTGTCTCCGCTGAAGGTCTACCTGACCCTCGAGTTCACCACCAGCCTGCTTTTCGCACTGGCTTTCACCGCCCAGGCGGTCTACTTCATCCAGACCGCACGCCTCGACCCGCTGCAGCTGCTGCTGGTCGGCGCAGTCCTCGAGGGCACCTGCTTGCTGCTCGAAGTACCCACCGGCGTGATCGCCGACGCCTACAGCCGCCGCCGCTCGGTGCTGCTCGGCTACGCGCTGCTGGGAAGTGCGCTGCTGGTCATCGGGGCTTTCCCGGTCTTCGCGGCCATCTTGCTGGCCCAGGTCATCGCCGGAGCGGGCTACACCTGCCTGAGCGGGGCCACCACCGCCTGGCTGGCCGACGAACTCGGCGAGGACCACCTGCCCGCCGCGCTGCTGCGCGCTGCCCAGGCAGGCCGCATCGGCGGCCTGATCGGCATAGCGGCCTGCGCGCTCATCGCCTCGGTCTCGCTGCAGCTTCCGCTGCTGCTGGCCGGACTGGGCCTGTTGCTGCTCAGCGGCTTTCTGACGCTCACCATGACCGAGCACGGTTTCGTGCGGCCAAAGCGTTCCGAACGCCCCGGTTCCCTCCGGGACATGCGCAGCGGCCTCGAGCGCGGCCTGCGCGCGGTCCGCGCCCGTCCCGGCGTGCTCGCGCTGCTGCTGGCCGCCGCCGTGTTCGGAGCCTCGACCGAAGCCTGGGACCGGCTGTGGGAACTGCACCTGCTGGCCCACTTCACCCTGCCCGCCCTGCCGTTCCTGGGTCCGGTCGCATGGTTCGCGCTGATCGGCGCCGGACACCAGCTGCTGAGCCTCACGCTCACGGCCACGCTGTGGCGACACCTCGAGGCGGCAGCCCAGGCACGGCCCGACCGCCTGCTGATGCTGCTGACCGCCCTCGGCATGGCCGCCGCAGTGCTGTTCGCGCTGGCGGGCAGCTTTGCGCTGGCCATCGCAGCGCTGTGGCTGGCCGGAGTGGTGCGCGGCCTGTACGGCCCGGTCTACGACGCCTGGCTCAACCGCGGGCTCGAGTCGGGCTCGCGGGCCACGGTTCTCTCGCTGGCCTCCCAGGCCGACGCGCTCGGCCAGATCGCCTTCGGGCCTCTGATGGGCCTGCTCGCCAAGGCCGCCTCGGTGCAGGTCGCACTGCTGATGGTGGCCGTGCTGCGCGCGCCCAACCTGTGGTTGTTCGCCCGCGCCGCACGCCCGGTTCGGCCCCTGCCCGGCGCCCAGGACTGA
- a CDS encoding FecCD family ABC transporter permease, with the protein MTRARPLPSSARPLTVGVAALAAAALLALGLGLSISVGAASIPLEQVWRLMLRPDDSSNSLIVWTLRLPRALVAALAGAALGVSGALMQGVTRNPLASPGILGVNAGAALAILVMVVFLPGLPAALYVPIAFLGGAGAALLVYAVASGVGLTPLRLALAGVAVGALISAASNALMILFEQRAQGALFSLSGSVAGRTWEHVYLLAPWVGVTLAVSLLLARRVNLLALGEDVARGLGARTERDRLIVSLIAVLLAAAAVAVTGPIGFVGLMVPHVARALLGPDYRAVLPLSALLGAALLTYADVAARLIDKPLETPVGILISAIGAPFFVYLARRIHRADS; encoded by the coding sequence ATGACCCGCGCCCGCCCGCTCCCCAGCTCTGCCCGCCCGCTCACCGTGGGCGTCGCTGCCCTGGCCGCCGCAGCTCTCCTGGCGCTGGGCCTGGGGCTCTCGATCTCGGTGGGAGCGGCCAGCATCCCCCTCGAGCAGGTCTGGCGGCTGATGCTGCGGCCCGACGACTCCTCGAACAGCCTGATCGTCTGGACGCTGCGGCTGCCGCGCGCCCTGGTCGCGGCGCTGGCCGGGGCCGCCCTGGGGGTATCCGGTGCTCTGATGCAGGGCGTGACCCGCAACCCGCTGGCCAGCCCGGGCATTTTGGGCGTGAACGCCGGCGCTGCGCTGGCCATCTTGGTCATGGTGGTGTTCCTGCCGGGCCTGCCCGCCGCGCTGTACGTTCCGATCGCCTTCTTGGGCGGCGCCGGGGCGGCACTGCTGGTTTACGCGGTTGCCAGCGGCGTGGGCCTGACGCCCTTGCGGCTGGCCCTGGCCGGTGTCGCGGTCGGCGCCCTGATCTCGGCGGCCTCCAACGCCCTGATGATCCTGTTCGAGCAGCGCGCCCAGGGTGCCTTGTTCAGCCTTTCCGGTTCGGTTGCCGGGCGCACCTGGGAACATGTTTACCTGCTCGCACCCTGGGTTGGGGTCACCCTGGCCGTGTCGCTGCTGCTGGCGCGGCGGGTCAACCTGCTGGCGCTGGGCGAGGACGTGGCCCGGGGCCTGGGAGCCCGCACCGAACGCGACCGGCTGATCGTCAGCCTGATCGCCGTGCTGCTCGCGGCCGCAGCCGTGGCGGTCACCGGACCCATCGGCTTTGTGGGCCTGATGGTGCCTCACGTGGCCCGCGCCCTGCTTGGGCCCGACTACCGCGCGGTGTTGCCGCTCTCGGCCCTGCTGGGAGCGGCCCTGCTGACCTATGCCGACGTGGCTGCCCGCCTGATCGACAAACCGCTCGAGACGCCGGTCGGGATCCTGATCTCCGCGATCGGCGCTCCGTTCTTCGTGTATCTGGCACGGCGCATTCACCGCGCTGACAGCTAG
- a CDS encoding sucrase ferredoxin, which yields MSTVFPDLHEPCPGGSLCSQVSLQSDEDPAGSAFSFEHYLLVEIPTPWDSDLLASRHVPPGFAEFVRDIQRTKLSFRPLGLVPDQDTPEGFVRLLYFRRPDGPFAHLEKYDYLVAPQEVTPLSRALLHGEDLSLWAARRVTDTPERELLVCTHGSVDVCCAKFGYPLYREMRDTWVPRLEGRLRVWRTSHFGGHRFAPTVIDLPYGRVWAHLTPAALPYLLRREGHPKALHRHQRGWAGTTGLGQIAERAALEAEGWAWLDYAREVIFEEIVGGDAADRHNPVSAANPPERARVRIEFTTPAGEAGAYVVELVFDRYDRTLHKSGATEYARANRYRVLALQRLNAEALLQEAL from the coding sequence ATGAGTACCGTTTTCCCCGATCTGCACGAGCCCTGCCCCGGCGGTTCGCTGTGCTCGCAGGTCTCGTTGCAGTCGGACGAGGACCCTGCCGGCAGTGCTTTCTCGTTCGAGCACTACCTGCTGGTCGAGATTCCCACGCCCTGGGACAGCGACCTGCTGGCCTCGAGGCACGTTCCGCCCGGCTTTGCCGAATTCGTGCGCGACATCCAGCGGACGAAGCTCTCGTTCCGGCCGCTCGGTCTCGTGCCCGATCAGGACACCCCCGAGGGATTCGTGAGACTGCTGTACTTCCGCCGCCCGGATGGCCCTTTTGCCCATCTGGAGAAATACGACTACCTGGTGGCCCCGCAGGAGGTGACCCCGCTGAGCCGCGCGCTGTTGCACGGCGAAGATCTCTCGCTCTGGGCGGCGCGGCGCGTGACCGACACGCCCGAGCGTGAACTGCTGGTATGCACCCACGGCAGCGTGGACGTGTGCTGCGCCAAGTTCGGTTACCCGCTGTACCGCGAAATGCGTGACACCTGGGTGCCGCGCCTGGAAGGCCGCCTGCGGGTATGGCGCACCAGCCACTTCGGCGGTCACCGCTTTGCGCCCACCGTGATTGACCTGCCCTATGGCCGTGTCTGGGCCCACCTCACGCCCGCCGCCCTGCCGTACCTGCTGCGGCGCGAAGGTCACCCCAAGGCGCTGCACCGCCATCAGCGCGGCTGGGCCGGAACCACCGGCCTGGGACAGATCGCCGAGCGGGCGGCGCTCGAGGCCGAAGGCTGGGCGTGGCTCGACTACGCCCGCGAGGTCATCTTTGAAGAAATCGTCGGGGGAGACGCGGCAGACCGGCACAACCCGGTTTCCGCCGCGAACCCGCCGGAACGCGCCCGGGTGCGCATCGAGTTCACGACCCCAGCCGGCGAGGCGGGCGCTTACGTGGTCGAACTGGTCTTTGACCGCTATGACCGGACCCTGCACAAGAGCGGCGCGACCGAGTACGCCCGCGCAAACCGCTACCGCGTCTTGGCGCTGCAACGCCTGAACGCCGAGGCCCTGCTGCAGGAGGCGCTGTGA
- a CDS encoding iron chelate uptake ABC transporter family permease subunit: protein MSAFVRSAAGNARRRTLTLLPLLLAALLLVSVISLGIGAVQTPPLEVLRALTGSGEELSRRILLEFRLPRLLVAALCGAMFAASGAILQGVVRNPLAAPDIIGVNAGAALAAVLVMLAIPSAPTWALPWGAFLGAWLGFALVYLLARKDGSVAPVRLALVGVAVGAALGGAQQLILVRAPDGVGQALTFLTGTVYGSDYERVLRVLPWAAALLPLAVLLARRLDLLSLGDAVATGLGVRVELSRAVLLSVAVGLAAAAVTGSGLLGFVGLIAPHVARLLTGARHLLLLPVAMLMGALLVVVADALGRGLLPPVEVPAGIFTTLVGAPYFLWLMRRQSRS, encoded by the coding sequence GTGAGTGCCTTCGTACGCTCGGCCGCAGGCAACGCGCGCCGCCGCACGCTGACGCTGCTGCCGTTGCTGCTGGCCGCGCTGCTGCTGGTCAGCGTGATCTCGCTGGGCATCGGGGCGGTCCAGACGCCGCCCCTCGAGGTGCTGCGGGCCCTGACCGGCTCGGGCGAGGAACTCAGCCGCCGCATCCTGCTCGAGTTCCGCCTGCCCAGGTTGCTGGTCGCGGCGCTGTGTGGCGCGATGTTCGCGGCTTCCGGAGCCATCTTGCAGGGCGTGGTGCGTAATCCTCTGGCCGCTCCTGACATCATCGGAGTGAACGCGGGGGCCGCGCTGGCCGCCGTGCTGGTGATGCTGGCCATTCCGAGTGCCCCCACCTGGGCGCTGCCCTGGGGCGCTTTTTTGGGTGCTTGGCTGGGTTTTGCCCTGGTGTACCTGCTGGCCCGCAAGGACGGCAGCGTGGCCCCGGTGCGGCTGGCCCTGGTCGGTGTGGCGGTTGGAGCGGCGCTGGGCGGCGCGCAGCAGCTGATTTTGGTGCGCGCTCCAGACGGGGTGGGTCAGGCCCTGACCTTCCTGACCGGCACCGTGTACGGCTCGGATTACGAGCGGGTGCTGCGGGTGCTCCCCTGGGCCGCCGCGCTGCTGCCGCTGGCCGTGCTGCTGGCCCGCCGCCTCGACCTGCTCTCGCTCGGAGACGCGGTGGCGACCGGGCTGGGCGTGCGGGTCGAGCTGTCGCGGGCCGTGCTGCTCTCGGTCGCGGTGGGACTCGCCGCCGCTGCGGTGACCGGCAGCGGTCTGCTGGGCTTCGTGGGCCTGATCGCTCCGCACGTGGCCCGTCTGCTGACCGGAGCGCGCCACCTGCTGCTGCTGCCGGTGGCCATGCTGATGGGAGCGCTGCTGGTGGTGGTGGCCGATGCGCTCGGCCGTGGCCTGCTGCCCCCGGTTGAGGTTCCTGCCGGGATCTTTACCACCCTGGTGGGTGCTCCGTACTTCCTGTGGCTGATGCGGCGTCAGAGCCGCTCGTGA
- a CDS encoding ABC transporter substrate-binding protein — MRKMLVLTLLTLASAAAAQTCNGRLIEHAMGTSCVPHTPKRVVVLDTGELDSALALGVKPVGSVVAFEGAALPEYLKTRTAGIANVGTIQQPSLEKILALKPDLILSSKLRHGQIYAQLSRIAPTVMAETVGVTWKSNFLLDARALGKTAEANRIMAAYQNRIKNFQKNSGRARKATEVSVVRFVPGETRIMMKASFIGTVLEDAGLKRPKAQDKNVFRETASPERIPDLEGDVLFYSSYGPPEGTEQNLYLSSPLWKRLKVVQAGRAYRVSDDHWMLGIGILAANRVLDDLERYLASGR, encoded by the coding sequence ATGCGTAAGATGCTCGTTCTCACCCTGCTGACCCTCGCCTCCGCTGCCGCTGCCCAGACCTGCAACGGCCGCCTGATCGAACACGCCATGGGGACCAGCTGCGTGCCCCACACGCCCAAGCGCGTGGTGGTCCTGGACACGGGCGAACTTGACTCGGCCCTGGCCCTGGGGGTCAAGCCGGTCGGGTCGGTGGTCGCCTTCGAGGGAGCCGCGCTGCCCGAGTACCTCAAGACCCGCACCGCCGGTATCGCCAACGTGGGCACCATCCAGCAGCCCAGCTTGGAAAAGATCTTGGCCTTAAAGCCCGACTTGATCCTCAGCAGCAAGCTGCGGCACGGCCAGATCTACGCCCAGCTCTCGCGCATCGCCCCTACGGTGATGGCCGAGACCGTGGGCGTCACCTGGAAGTCGAACTTCCTGCTCGACGCGAGGGCCCTGGGCAAGACCGCCGAGGCCAACCGGATCATGGCCGCCTACCAGAACCGCATCAAGAACTTCCAGAAGAACTCGGGCCGCGCCCGCAAGGCCACCGAGGTCTCGGTGGTGCGTTTTGTGCCCGGTGAGACCCGCATCATGATGAAGGCCTCGTTTATCGGCACCGTCCTCGAGGACGCCGGGCTCAAGCGTCCCAAGGCGCAGGACAAGAACGTGTTCCGCGAGACGGCGAGTCCCGAGCGCATCCCGGACCTCGAGGGTGACGTGCTGTTTTACAGCAGTTACGGTCCACCGGAAGGCACCGAGCAGAACCTTTACCTTTCGAGCCCGCTGTGGAAGCGCCTGAAGGTGGTGCAAGCCGGGCGCGCCTACCGCGTCTCGGACGATCACTGGATGCTGGGCATCGGCATCCTGGCCGCCAACCGGGTGCTCGACGACCTCGAGCGTTACCTGGCGTCGGGGCGCTGA
- a CDS encoding ABC transporter ATP-binding protein has product MSRLETRNLNLRYGTRRVVEGMNLTLRERAVTTLIGPNGSGKSTVLRSLARLLVPESGGVLLDGHDISRLPTRAVAQKLAILPQSPVAPEGLSVEELVWFGRHPHQGVMATRTLEDRRIVEWALDQTGMTVFAGRPLDALSGGQRQRAWIAMSLAQGTDLILLDEPTTYLDLSHQLEVLHLLQRLNAEEGKTVIMVLHDLNQAVRYSDEIVAIVGGHVYAQGDPGQVMNHALLRDVFGLEAHLLSDPDTGRPHVIPYGIARRSQYVPPEVAVTRK; this is encoded by the coding sequence ATGAGCCGCCTCGAGACCCGCAACCTGAACCTGCGCTACGGTACGCGCCGGGTGGTGGAGGGCATGAACCTCACCCTGCGCGAGCGTGCGGTCACCACCTTGATCGGTCCTAACGGCAGCGGCAAGTCGACGGTGCTGCGCTCGCTGGCACGCCTGCTCGTCCCGGAAAGTGGGGGCGTGCTGCTCGACGGTCACGACATCTCGAGGCTGCCCACCCGCGCGGTCGCCCAGAAACTGGCGATCTTGCCGCAGAGCCCGGTGGCACCCGAGGGCCTCTCGGTCGAGGAACTGGTGTGGTTCGGGCGCCACCCGCACCAGGGCGTGATGGCAACCCGGACGCTCGAGGACCGCCGCATCGTGGAATGGGCCCTGGACCAGACCGGCATGACCGTTTTTGCGGGCCGCCCGCTCGACGCGCTGTCGGGCGGGCAACGCCAGCGCGCCTGGATCGCCATGAGCCTCGCGCAGGGGACGGACCTGATCTTGCTGGACGAACCCACCACCTACCTCGACCTGTCACACCAGCTCGAGGTGCTGCACCTGTTGCAGCGCCTCAATGCCGAGGAGGGCAAGACCGTGATCATGGTCTTGCACGACCTGAACCAGGCGGTGCGCTACTCGGACGAGATCGTGGCAATCGTGGGCGGGCACGTCTACGCTCAGGGCGACCCGGGTCAGGTGATGAACCACGCCCTGTTGCGTGACGTGTTCGGCCTCGAAGCACACCTGCTCAGCGACCCGGATACGGGCCGTCCGCACGTGATTCCCTACGGCATTGCGCGCCGCAGCCAGTACGTACCGCCCGAGGTGGCTGTGACCCGTAAATAA